A stretch of Oncorhynchus tshawytscha isolate Ot180627B unplaced genomic scaffold, Otsh_v2.0 Un_contig_37_pilon_pilon, whole genome shotgun sequence DNA encodes these proteins:
- the LOC112264231 gene encoding thrombospondin type-1 domain-containing protein 4-like produces MRGLCIWILRVSMLLLLLRPYPLDCQLTIDHRKVPQRAEQQEAGGVQGGAPGSWGSWGPWSSCSRSCGGGVQEQNRPCLPSHTPSMGAVAYPSRPDGHHPNQNPDHVVSALRPTVPLHRTNPGRPPPSISNTSLASRGELRDQQRDREANAGRRRGSDSPIIPGKYGYGRMAYVVSLQTDTGQRSGIETGTGLSHRQRRSPLSDPSPSATRHGGHRPNPYRPPYNNPHLHSYSPVHHQPPAPQPRSNNNPASLPRSNPNPASLPRSNPNPASLPRANPNPPSQRHQPRQEQQHSSRQASAAQQPFGRPYNPLPTSSCVGEHNQYKICNNNACPPASRHIRAVQCSSYNSYPFMGRLYEWEPFNEVSGDQRCELNCRAIGFRFYVRQSDRVIDGTPCSQNETSICVAGRCQGPVFSPDL; encoded by the exons ATGAGAGGACTTTGTATCTggattctgag AGTTTCCATGCTTCTGCTGCTGCTCAGGCCATATCCCCTGGATTGCCAACTCACTATAGACCACAGGAAG GTTCCTCAAAGGGCAGAGCAGCAGGAGGCTGGAGGAGTGCAGGGTGGGGCCCCAGGCTCCTGGGGCTCCTGGGGGCCTTGGTCCTCCTGCTCCCGCTCCTGTGGGGGAGGGGTTCAGGAACAGAACCGACCCTGCCTACCCTCCCACACCCCCTCCATGGGTGCTGTTGCTTACCCCTCCAGGCCGGATGGCCACCACCCCAACCAGAACCCAGACCATGTAGTGTCTGCCCTAAGACCCACTGTCCCACTGCACCGCACCAACCCTGGGAGACCCCCACCGTCCATCAGCAACACCAGCTTGGCCAGCCGAGGAGAGCTGAGGgaccagcagagagacagagaggccaaTGCTGGACGCAG gaggGGCAGTGACAGTCCCATCATTCCAGGGAAGTATGGCTATGGGAGGATGGCTTACGTTGTgtctctccagacagacacaggccaGAGGTctgggatagagacagggactggTCTCTCCCACAGACAGAGACGCTCCCCACTCTCTGACCCCAGCCCGTCAGCCACCAGGCACGGAGGCCACAGGCCTAACCCCTACCGTCCGCCCTACAACAACCCCCATCTCCACAGCTACAGCCCAGTCCATCACCAGCCCCCAGCCCCCCAACCCAGGTCTAACAATAACCCAGCCTCCCTTcccaggtctaaccctaacccagcctcCCTTcccaggtctaaccctaacccagcctcCCTTCCcagagctaaccctaaccca CCCAGCCAGAGGCACCAACCtaggcaggagcagcagcactCATCCAGACAGGCCTCAGCGGCTCAGCAACCCTTTGGACGGCCCTACAACCCACTGCCCACCTCCTCCTGTGTGGGAGAGCACAACCAGTACAAGATTTGCAACAACAAT GCCTGTCCTCCAGCCAGCAGACACATCAGAGCGGTGCAGTGTTCTTCCTACAACAGCTATCCCTTCATGGGTCGACTGTACGAGTGGGAGCCTTTCAATGAAG TTTCAGGGGACCAGCGTTGTGAGCTCAACTGTCGTGCGATCGGTTTCCGCTTCTACGTGCGTCAGTCGGATAGGGTCATCGATGGGACGCCGTGCAGCCAGAACGAGACTTCCATCTGTGTGGCGGGGAGGTGTCAG GGGCCAGTGTTCTCACCAGACCTCTAG